The Fragaria vesca subsp. vesca linkage group LG2, FraVesHawaii_1.0, whole genome shotgun sequence genome includes a window with the following:
- the LOC101313473 gene encoding uncharacterized protein LOC101313473, with protein MEWRKCYLDVILVPLGFLIMAGYHGWLWHNVRTKPETTIIGINTRGRRLWVSAMIKDNEKKNILAVQTLRNTIMGSTLMATTSILLCSGLAAVISSTYSVKKPLNDAVYGAHGEFMVALKYVTLLTIFLFSFMCHSLSIRFINQVNILINSPQDPTSPVTPEYVSELLEKGYILNTVGNRLFYAALPLLLWIFGPVLVFLCSITLVPMLYNLDFVLRSPDQKGKNMDASGNDSDFV; from the exons ATGGAATGGAGAAAATGCTATTTGGATGTGATTCTGGTTCCTCTAGGGTTTCTGATAATGGCTGGTTATCATGGATGGTTGTGGCACAATGTTCGTACTAAACCCGAGACTACTATCATCGGCATAAACACCAGAGGAAGACGATTATGGGTTTCTGCAATGATCAAG GACAATGAAAAGAAGAACATCCTGGCAGTCCAAACCCTTCGAAACACGATCATGGGATCAACCCTAATGGCCACCACGTCGATCCTTCTCTGCTCCGGCCTGGCGGCCGTGATCAGCAGCACGTACAGTGTAAAGAAGCCGCTGAACGATGCCGTCTACGGCGCTCACGGGGAGTTCATGGTGGCCCTCAAATACGTGACCCTACTCACCATTTTCCTCTTCTCCTTCATGTGTCACTCGCTTTCCATCAGGTTCATAAATCAAGTGAACATCCTCATCAACAGTCCTCAAGACCCTACTTCTCCGGTGACCCCCGAGTACGTGTCGGAGCTTCTAGAGAAAGGTTACATTCTGAACACGGTGGGGAACAGGCTGTTCTACGCAGCACTACCTCTTCTGCTTTGGATTTTTGGTCCGGTGCTGGTGTTCTTGTGCTCCATTACCTTGGTGCCGATGCTTTACAATTTGGATTTTGTGCTTAGAAGCCCTGATCAGAAAGGAAAGAACATGGATGCTTCTGGAAATGATTCGGATTTCGTTTGA
- the LOC101291302 gene encoding NADP-dependent malic enzyme 2-like — MNYGEKVLVQFEDYANHNAFELLSKYSSSHLVLNDDMQGTASSWGLVEWM; from the exons ATGAATTATGGGGAGAAAGTTCTAGTTCAG TTTGAAGATTATGCAAACCACAATGCTTTTGAACTGCTGTCCAAATACAGTTCAAGTCACCTTGTCTTAAATGATGATATGCAG GGAACAGCATCTTCTTGGGGATTGGTCGAATGGATGTAG
- the LOC101302324 gene encoding uncharacterized protein LOC101302324, whose protein sequence is MVASEETGVAAGTVSARTEGVVPCQVMHFPQAPLSPEHMAVVEGQPDTSVDGSLPLEMVASEETGVAAGTVSARTEGVVPRQVMHFPQAPLPPEHMAVVEGQFDTSIDGSLPLKMVASEETGVAAIPAAARYPLQFEPLVPRFDAPDAVHEGYNLYSLICLSDPSVLESLNAAGITKIVQYLRGAYKAADFKKDSVLRNLVKQMAGPDPTVGQCLAMCCDSSAGRMLRTIAHSCDYLGLMVAEVLGLHKSKILAMIEED, encoded by the exons ATGGTTGCCAGTGAGGAAACCGGTGTTGCTGCT GGAACTGTTTCTGCCCGGACTGAGGGCGTTGTACCTTGCCAGGTCATGCATTTTCCTCAGGCCCCTCTCTCTCCCGAGCACATGGCTGTCGTTGAGGGACAGCCTGATACCTCAGTCGATGGCAGTTTGCCTCTGGAG ATGGTTGCCAGTGAGGAAACCGGTGTTGCTGCT GGAACTGTTTCTGCCCGGACTGAGGGCGTTGTACCTCGCCAGGTCATGCATTTTCCTCAGGCCCCTCTCCCTCCCGAGCACATGGCTGTCGTTGAGGGACAGTTTGATACCTCAATCGATGGCAGTTTGCCTCTGAAG ATGGTTGCCAGTGAGGAAACCGGTGTTGCTGCT ATACCCGCTGCTGCTAGATACCCTCTTCAGTTTGAACCCCTTGTTCCCCGCTTTGACGCCCCAGATGCTGTGCATGAGGGGTACAACTTATACTCACTGATCTGTCTCAGTGATCCCTCTGTTCTGGAGTCCTTAAATGCTGCTGGGATAACAAAGATTGTGCAGTATCTGCGGGGCGCGTACAAGGCTGCTGACTTCAAGAAAGATAGTGTCTTAAGAAATCTGGTCAAGCAAATGGCGGGCCCGGATCCCACGGTTGGGCAATGCTTAGCAATGTGCTGCGACTCTTCAGCAGGAAGGATGCTGAGGACGATTGCACATTCATGTGACTACTTGGGACTGATGGTTGCGGAAGTTTTGGGGCTGCATAAGAGTAAAATTTTGGCAATGATAGAGGAGGATTAG
- the LOC101310373 gene encoding exostosin-like 3-like isoform 2 yields the protein MNCVRTTFVILGFLFFFYSWDVLVLCSRIISSDHCDRTAQQDPRTLRSDQLTVLINGYSESRIPLLQSIVTAYAASSLVSSILVLWGNPSTPSQTLAQLANNLTHSSFGFNSISLICQSSNSLNNRFLPRPLIKTRAVLVCDDDVEVDPKSFEFAFRMWGANPDRLIGFFVRSHDIDLSKKEWIYTVHPDKYSIMLTKFMIFKSQYLFQYSCAGGTVMANMRKIVDKMHNCEDILMNFVIADEVNAGPILVGAERVRDWGDARNDHDNRDGEGRRGLNGEVAQVGLSSRKEKHRKRRGECIGQFHRVLGRMPLRYSYGKVVNSVGEQGLCQKGGKLVLCDQS from the coding sequence ATGAATTGTGTGCGAACAACCTTTGTGATTCTTGGCTTCTTATTCTTCTTCTACTCTTGGGATGTTCTTGTGCTTTGTTCCCGTATCATTTCCTCTGATCACTGTGACCGTACAGCTCAGCAGGACCCAAGAACTCTCCGCTCTGACCAGCTAACGGTCCTCATCAATGGATACTCTGAGTCACGCATCCCTCTCCTTCAATCCATTGTCACTGCATATGCTGCATCCTCTTTGGTGTCATCAATTCTAGTCCTTTGGGGAAACCCTTCAACCCCATCCCAAACCTTGGCCCAACTTGCCAACAATCTCACACATTCCTCATTTGGCTTCAATAGCATCTCCTTAATCTGTCAATCATCAAACAGTCTCAATAACCGGTTCCTCCCCCGACCCTTAATTAAGACCCGAGCTGTGTTGGTGTGTGATGATGATGTTGAGGTTGATCCCAAATCCTTTGAGTTTGCATTTAGAATGTGGGGAGCAAACCCTGATCGTCTCATTGGGTTCTTTGTCAGATCACATGACATAGACTTATCAAAGAAAGAATGGATTTACACTGTGCATCCAGACAAGTATTCAATCATGCTCACTAAGTTTATGATTTTCAAAAGTCAGTACTTGTTTCAGTACAGCTGTGCAGGAGGGACTGTAATGGCCAACATGAGGAAGATTGTGGATAAGATGCATAATTGCGAGGACATATTAATGAACTTTGTGATTGCAGATGAGGTCAATGCCGGACCTATATTGGTTGGCGCTGAGAGGGTCAGGGATTGGGGGGATGCACGCAATGATCATGACAATAGGGATGGTGAAGGACGGCGAGGATTGAATGGGGAGGTTGCGCAAGTGGGTTTAAGTAGTAGGAAAGAGAAGCATAGGAAGAGAAGAGGGGAGTGTATAGGTCAGTTTCATAGGGTGTTGGGGAGAATGCCTCTGAGGTATAGTTATGGAAAGGTTGTCAACTCTGTTGGTGAACAAGGGCTGTGTCAAAAAGGAGGAAAATTGGTGCTTTGTGATCAATCATAG
- the LOC101302614 gene encoding basic leucine zipper 9-like: MERNSAAVHSHTMFGSSCGGDHLKRSPSQLDFEECLQKIARGVTAESHDRSFAETGDFFAETGDFFSGDLTFAFKNRDIMDGFSSSNGLMETLLSPQNLTPKNSSISATMDSQSSICVGTPTSAANPVGQDNQARGATSGSSGDQSDEDDFDIEAGPCGDSTDPLDIKRIRRMVSNRESARRSRRRKQQHLQELEGQVDILRVENSTLYRQLTDASQQYRDADTNNRVLKSDVEALRAKVKLAEDMVARGSLTSSFNQLLQGHLSIPQPLNPHTLRGVAHVSPTITIHGDDTSYAGIAVSGQNSGMGLGNAAGMTNSNMGTRIMSDAVSCVSDMW; the protein is encoded by the exons ATGGAGCGGAACTCTGCCGCGGTTCACTCCCACACCATGTTCGGGTCTTCATGTGGCGGTGATCACTTGAAGCGAAGCCCGTCGCAGTTGGACTTCGAGGAGTGTCTCCAGAAGATCGCCCGAGGTGTCACCGCCGAGAGCCACGACCGGAGTTTTGCCGAAACGGGAGATTTTTTTGCCGAAACGGGAGATTTTTTCTCCGGTGATCTCACTTTCGCTTTCAAGAACCGG GACATAATGGATGGTTTTTCAAGCAGTAATGGACTGATGGAAACCCTGTTAAGCCCTCAGAATCTCACCCCCAAGAATTCCAGCATCTCAGCAACCATGGATTCCCAGTCATCCATATGTG TTGGAACTCCCACATCGGCTGCTAACCCAGTTGGCCAAGATAACCAAGCAAGAGGAGCCACCAGCGGTTCATCTGGAGATCAGTCAGATGAGGATGATTTTGATATAGAAGCCGGTCCATGTGGAGACAGTACAGACCCTCTTGATATTAAACGTATCAGAAG GATGGTCTCGAACAGGGAGTCTGCTAGGCGATCTAGAAGAAGAAAGCAACAACATCTGCAAGAACTCGAGGGGCAG GTTGATATACTGAGGGTAGAAAATTCAACCTTATACAGGCAACTTACAGATGCTTCTCAACAGTACCGTGATGCTGATACAAACAATAGAGTGCTGAAATCAGATGTGGAAGCTTTAAGAGCTAAG GTGAAGCTAGCTGAAGATATGGTTGCTCGCGGTTCTTTAACCTCTAGCTTCAACCAACTTCTTCAAGGTCATTTGAGCATACCACAACCGCTTAATCCTCATACTTTGCGCGGTGTAGCACATGTGTCGCCAACCATTACCATTCATGGAGACGATACCTCATATGCTGGAATTGCAGTATCTGGTCAGAACTCGGGTATGGGACTCGGAAATGCTGCTGGTATGACTAATAGTAATATGGGTACCAGGATCATGAGTGATGCAGTAAGCTGTGTGTCTGATATGTGGTAA